Proteins from one Mus caroli chromosome 3, CAROLI_EIJ_v1.1, whole genome shotgun sequence genomic window:
- the Nudt17 gene encoding nucleoside diphosphate-linked moiety X motif 17 isoform X2, producing the protein MAAARLLLRLAGRLESVSFTQSVCGLLGAGQGPGPWHTHCSLERGQLVLSRNPFPGASERLPIQRPLFCPFAALDQQPEVYKTEPLTNRGVDLGVAVILQSSDQTVLLTRRTCTLRISPNLWVPPGGHMEPDEEILECGFRELSEECGLQLPKNQFSCVLLGLWESAYPPRLSWGLPKYHHLILYVLVISEESQEQLQARIQVNPNEVNAFMWLGPDVVAAVAATEDGTKTPGLFSQDLPLSVCATELRDDGGTQPLVLPMPTLTQTTPTTAEEDKERISAGTKFALQLWLQHLGR; encoded by the exons ATGGCTGCCGCACGGTTGCTGTTGCGCCTCGCCGGGCGCCTGGAGTCAGTGAGCTTCACACAGAGCGTGTGTGGACTCCTGGGCGCCGGGCAGGGACCCGGGCCGTGGCACACGCATTGCAGCTTGGAGCGAGGACAGCTTGTCCTCTCTAGAAATCCATTCCCCGGCGCTTCGGAGAGGCTTCCAATCCAG AGACCTCTTTTCTGCCCTTTTGCGGCTCTGGACCAGCAGCCTGAGGTCTACAAGACAGAGCCGCTCACAAATAGAGGTGTAGATCTGGGTGTGGCGGTCATTCTTCAGTCCAGTGACCAGACTGTATTGTTGACCCGAAGGACATGCACTCTCCGAATTTCCCCCAATCTGTGGGTCCCTCCAG GTGGGCACATGGAACCTGATGAGGAG ATACTGGAGTGTGGGTTTCGAGAGCTCTCggaagagtgtggactacagctGCCCAAGAACCAGTTTTCTTGTGTCCTTCTGGGGTTATGGGAG tctgcCTACCCTCCTAGGCTGAGCTGGGGCCTCCCCAAATACCATCACCTCATTCTCTACGTACTCGTGATCTCCGAGGAGTCCCAGGAGCAGCTCCAG GCCAGGATCCAAGTAAATCCAAATGAGGTGAATGCTTTTATGTGGCTGGGACCAGATGTAGTGGCAGCTGTGGCTGCCACAGAAGATGGGACAAAGACACCTGGACTTTTCTCCCAGGACCTACCACTCTCTGTCTG TGCAACTGAACTGCGGGACGATGGAGGAACCCAACCTCTGGTCCTGCCCATGCCCACACTCACGCAGACAACCCCAACCACAGCAGAGGAGGACAAAGAGAGGATCAGCGCTGGAACCAAGTTTGCCCTCCAGCTCTGGCTGCAACATCTGGGCAGATGA
- the Polr3c gene encoding DNA-directed RNA polymerase III subunit RPC3 isoform X2, producing MTQAEIKLCSLLLQEHFGEIVEKIGVHLVRTGSQPLRVIAHDTKASLDQVKKALCVLIHHNLVIYHVHKRGVVEYEAQCSRVLRMLRYPRYIYTTKTLYGDTGELIVEELLLNGKMTMSAVVKKVADRLTETMEDGKTMDYAEVSNAFVRLADTHFVQRCPLVPDADSSDPGPPPPAPTLVINEKDMYLVPKLSLIGKGKRRRSSDEDATGEPKAKKPRYTDNKEPPPDDGIYWQVNLDRFHQHFRDQAIVSAVANRMDQIFRSLPVGYNISKQVLDQYLTLLADDPLEFIGKSGDSGGGMFVINLHKALASLATATLESVIQERFGSRCARIFRLVLQKKHLEQKQVEDFAMIPAKEAKDMLYKMLSENFILLQEIPKTPDHAPSRTFYLYTVNVLSAARMLLHRCYKSIANLIERRQFETKENKRLLEKSQRVEAIMASMQATGAEEVQLQEIEEMITAPERQQLETLKRNVNKLDASEIQVDETIFLLESYIESTMKRQ from the exons ATGACTCAAGCAGAGATTAAACTGTGCTCTTTGTTGCTGCAAGAGCATTTTGGTGAGATTGTAGAAAAAATTGGAGTCCACCTAGTCAGAACTGGAAGCCAGCCACTTAGAGTAATTGCCCACGACACAAAAGCATCCCTGGACCAG GTGAAAAAAGCCCTTTGTGTCCTCATTCACCATAACCTGGTCATCTATCATGTGCACAAGCGCGGTGTGGTGGAGTATGAAGCCCAGTGCAGCCGGGTACTGAGGATGCTTAGGTATCCCCGGTACATCTACACCACCAAAACACTGTACGGTGACACCGGAGAGCTGATTGTCGAGGAGCTCCTGCTGAATGGCAAGATGACGATGTCAGCTGTGGTGAAGAAAGTAGCCGACCGGctcacagagaccatggagg ATGGCAAGACCATGGACTACGCTGAGGTATCAAATGCATTTGTGCGACTGGCAGATACTCACTTTGTACAGCGCTGTCCCCTGGTTCCTGACGCTGACAGTTCTGACCCCGGGCCACCGCCACCTGCCCCAACCCTTGTCATTAATGAAAAGGACATGTACCTAGTTCCCAAACTGAGCTTGATAG GAAAAGGTAAGAGGAGGAGATCATCTGACGAAGATGCTACTGGAGAGCCCAAGGCCAAGAAACCAAGATACACAGATAACAAGGAG cctccaccAGACGATGGGATTTATTGGCAGGTCAACCTCGACAGGTTCCACCAGCACTTCCGTGACCAAGCAATTGTGAGCGCAGTGGCAAACCGAATGGACCAG ATCTTCAGGTCCCTGCCAGTCGGATATAACATCTCTAAGCAGGTTCTCGATCAGTACCTCACGCTGCTGGCAGATGACCCA CTAGAGTTTATTGGAAAGTCTGGCGACAGTGGCGGAGGAATGTTTGTCATCA ACCTCCATAAGGCATTAGCGTCCCTAGCCACTGCAACTCTGGAGTCTGTCATCCAGGAGAG ATTCGGGTCTCGCTGTGCCAGGATATTCCGTCTGGTATTGCAGAAGAAACACCtagagcagaagcaggtggaggacTTTGCAATGATCCCTGCAAAGGAGGCAAAGGACATGCTGTATAAGATGCTCTCAGAAAACTTCATCCTACTGCAG GAAATTCCTAAGACGCCAGACCACGCCCCGTCCAGGACCTTCTATCTGTACACTGTGAATGTGCTCTCAGCTGCCAGGATGCTGCTGCACAGGTGCTATAAG aGCATAGCCAACTTGATAGAAAGGCGACAATTTGAAACAAAGGAGAACAA GCGGCTACTAGAAAAGTCTCAGCGGGTGGAAGCCATCATGGCGTCCATGCAGGCCACGGGTGCAGAGGAGGTGCAGCTGCAGGAGATAGAGGAGATGATCACAGCCCCCGAGCGGCAGCAGCTGGAGACACTGAAACGCAACGTTAACAA GTTGGACGCCAGTGAGATCCAGGTGGATGAAACCATCTTCTTACTGGAATCATACATCGAGAGCACCATGAAGAGGCAGTGA
- the Pias3 gene encoding E3 SUMO-protein ligase PIAS3 isoform X2 — protein MVMSFRVSELQVLLGFAGRNKSGRKHELLAKALHLLKSSCAPSVQMKIKELYRRRFPRKTLGPSDLSLLSLPPGTSPVGSPGPLAPIPSTLLTPGTLLGPKREVDMHPPLPQPVHPDVTMKPLPFYEVYGELIRPTTLASTSSQRFEEAHFTFALTPQQLQQILTSREVLPGAKCDYTIQVQLRFCLCETSCPQEDYFPPNLFVKVNGKLCPLPGYLPPTKNGAEPKRPSRPINITPLARLSATVPNTIVVNWSSEFGRNYSLSVYLVRQLTAGTLLQKLRAKGIRNPDHSRALIKEKLTADPDSEVATTSLRVSLMCPLGKMRLTVPCRALTCAHLQSFDAALYLQMNEKKPTWTCPVCDKKAPYESLIIDGLFMEILNSCSDCDEIQFMEDGSWCPMKPKKEASEVCPPPGYGLDGLQYSPVQEGIQSESKKRVEVIDLTIESSSDEEDLPPTKKHCPVTSAAIPALPGSKGALTSGHQPSSVLRSPAMGTLGSDFLSSLPLHEYPPAFPLGADIQGLDLFSFLQTESQHYGPSVITSLDEQDTLGHFFQYRGTPSHFLGPLAPTLGSSHRSSTPAPPPGRVSSIVAPGSSLREGHGGPLPSGPSLTGCRSDVISLD, from the exons ATGGTGATGAGTTTCCGAGTGTCTGAGCTCCAGGTGCTCCTCGGCTTCGCTGGCAGGAACAAGAGTGGGCGGAAACACGAGCTGCTGGCCAAGGCCCTGCACCTCCTCAAGTCTAGCTGCGCCCCCAGCGTCCAGATGAAGATCAAAGAACTTTACCGCAGGCGCTTTCCCCGGAAAACCCTGGGGCCTTCTgatctctccttgctctctttgccCCCTGGCACCTCTCCTGTAGGCTCCCCCGGCCCCCTTGCTCCCATCCCTTCCACCCTTCTGACCCCTGGCACCTTGCTAGGCCCTAAGCGTGAGGTGGACATGCATCCTCCTCTGCCGCAGCCTGTGCACCCTGATGTCACCATGAAGCCACTGCCCTTCTATGAAGTCTATGGGGAGCTCATCCGACCCACCACCCTTG CGTCCACCTCCAGCCAGAGGTTCGAGGAAGCCCACTTCACCTTCGCGCTCACTccccagcagctgcagcagaTTCTCACGTCCAG GGAGGTTCTGCCAGGAGCCAAGTGTGATTATACCATACAAGTGCAGCTCAG GTTCTGTCTCTGTGAGACCAGCTGCCCTCAGGAGGACTATTTCCCCCCTAACCTCTTTGTTAAGGTTAATGGAAAACTCTGCCCCCTGCCG GGTTACCTCCCGCCAACCAAGAATGGAGCTGAGCCCAAGAGGCCCAGCCGTCCGATCAACATCACACCCTTGGCTCGACTCTCAGCCACTGTCCCCAACACCATCGTGGTTAATTGGTCATCTGAGTTTGGACGG AATTACTCCTTGTCCGTGTACCTGGTGAGGCAATTGACTGCAGGGACCCTTCTACAAAAACTCAGAGCCAAGGGGATCCGGAATCCAGACCATTCCCGGGCACTGA TCAAGGAGAAACTGACCGCTGACCCCGACAGTGAAGTGGCTACTACAAGTCTCCGGGTGTCACTCATGTGCCCG CTAGGGAAGATGCGCCTGACTGTCCCGTGTCGTGCCCTCACCTGTGCCCACCTGCAGAGTTTCGATGCTGCCCTTTATCTACAGATGAATGAGAAGAAGCCGACATGGACGTGTCCTGTGTGTGACAAGAAGGCTCCCTATGAGTCGCTGATTATTGATGG TTTATTCATGGAAATTCTTAATTCCTGTTCGGATTGTGATGAGATCCAGTTCATGGAAGATGGATCCTGGTGTCCGATGAAACCCAAGAAGGAGGCATCAGAGGTTTGCCCCCCGCCAGGGTATGGGCTGGATG GTCTCCAGTACAGCCCAGTCCAGGAGGGGATTCAGTCAGAGAGTAAGAAGAGGGTTGAAGTCATTGACTTGACAATCGAAAGCTCATCAGATGAGGAAGATTTGCCCCCCACCAAGAAGCACTGCCCTGTTACCTCAGCTGCCATTCCAGCCCTTCCTGGAAGCAAAGG AGCCCTGACCTCTGGCCACCAGCCATCCTCGGTGCTGCGGAGCCCTGCAATGGGCACACTGGGCAGTGACTTCCTGTCTAGTCTCCCGCTACATGAGTACCCACCTGCCTTCCCACTGGGGGCTGACATCCAAG gtttagatttattttctttcctgcaGACTGAGAGTCAG cactacgGCCCTTCAGTTATCACTTCGCTAGATGAACAGGACACCCTTGGCCACTTCTTCCAGTACCGGGGAACCCCTTCCCACTTCCTGGGCCCACTGGCCCCCACACTGGGGAGCTCTCACCGCAGCTCCACTCCAGCACCCCCTCCTGGTCGTGTCAGCAGCATTGTGGCTCCTGGGAGCTCCTTGAGGGAAGGGCATGGAGGACCCCTGCCTTCAGGTCCCTCTTTGACTGGCTGTCGGTCAGACGTCATTTCCTTGGACTGA
- the Nudt17 gene encoding nucleoside diphosphate-linked moiety X motif 17 isoform X3, protein MAAARLLLRLAGRLESVSFTQSVCGLLGAGQGPGPWHTHCSLERGQLVLSRNPFPGASERLPIQRPLFCPFAALDQQPEVYKTEPLTNRGVDLGVAVILQSSDQTVLLTRRTCTLRISPNLWVPPGGHMEPDEEILECGFRELSEECGLQLPKNQFSCVLLGLWESAYPPRLSWGLPKYHHLILYVLVISEESQEQLQARIQVNPNEVNAFMWLGPDVVAAVAATEDGTKTPGLFSQDLPLSVCRGGQREDQRWNQVCPPALAATSGQMR, encoded by the exons ATGGCTGCCGCACGGTTGCTGTTGCGCCTCGCCGGGCGCCTGGAGTCAGTGAGCTTCACACAGAGCGTGTGTGGACTCCTGGGCGCCGGGCAGGGACCCGGGCCGTGGCACACGCATTGCAGCTTGGAGCGAGGACAGCTTGTCCTCTCTAGAAATCCATTCCCCGGCGCTTCGGAGAGGCTTCCAATCCAG AGACCTCTTTTCTGCCCTTTTGCGGCTCTGGACCAGCAGCCTGAGGTCTACAAGACAGAGCCGCTCACAAATAGAGGTGTAGATCTGGGTGTGGCGGTCATTCTTCAGTCCAGTGACCAGACTGTATTGTTGACCCGAAGGACATGCACTCTCCGAATTTCCCCCAATCTGTGGGTCCCTCCAG GTGGGCACATGGAACCTGATGAGGAG ATACTGGAGTGTGGGTTTCGAGAGCTCTCggaagagtgtggactacagctGCCCAAGAACCAGTTTTCTTGTGTCCTTCTGGGGTTATGGGAG tctgcCTACCCTCCTAGGCTGAGCTGGGGCCTCCCCAAATACCATCACCTCATTCTCTACGTACTCGTGATCTCCGAGGAGTCCCAGGAGCAGCTCCAG GCCAGGATCCAAGTAAATCCAAATGAGGTGAATGCTTTTATGTGGCTGGGACCAGATGTAGTGGCAGCTGTGGCTGCCACAGAAGATGGGACAAAGACACCTGGACTTTTCTCCCAGGACCTACCACTCTCTGTCTG CAGAGGAGGACAAAGAGAGGATCAGCGCTGGAACCAAGTTTGCCCTCCAGCTCTGGCTGCAACATCTGGGCAGATGAG GTAA
- the Polr3c gene encoding DNA-directed RNA polymerase III subunit RPC3 isoform X1: protein MTQAEIKLCSLLLQEHFGEIVEKIGVHLVRTGSQPLRVIAHDTKASLDQVKKALCVLIHHNLVIYHVHKRGVVEYEAQCSRVLRMLRYPRYIYTTKTLYGDTGELIVEELLLNGKMTMSAVVKKVADRLTETMEDGKTMDYAEVSNAFVRLADTHFVQRCPLVPDADSSDPGPPPPAPTLVINEKDMYLVPKLSLIGKGKRRRSSDEDATGEPKAKKPRYTDNKEPPPDDGIYWQVNLDRFHQHFRDQAIVSAVANRMDQTSSEIVRTMLRMSEVTTPSSAPYTQPLSSNEIFRSLPVGYNISKQVLDQYLTLLADDPLEFIGKSGDSGGGMFVINLHKALASLATATLESVIQERFGSRCARIFRLVLQKKHLEQKQVEDFAMIPAKEAKDMLYKMLSENFILLQEIPKTPDHAPSRTFYLYTVNVLSAARMLLHRCYKSIANLIERRQFETKENKRLLEKSQRVEAIMASMQATGAEEVQLQEIEEMITAPERQQLETLKRNVNKLDASEIQVDETIFLLESYIESTMKRQ, encoded by the exons ATGACTCAAGCAGAGATTAAACTGTGCTCTTTGTTGCTGCAAGAGCATTTTGGTGAGATTGTAGAAAAAATTGGAGTCCACCTAGTCAGAACTGGAAGCCAGCCACTTAGAGTAATTGCCCACGACACAAAAGCATCCCTGGACCAG GTGAAAAAAGCCCTTTGTGTCCTCATTCACCATAACCTGGTCATCTATCATGTGCACAAGCGCGGTGTGGTGGAGTATGAAGCCCAGTGCAGCCGGGTACTGAGGATGCTTAGGTATCCCCGGTACATCTACACCACCAAAACACTGTACGGTGACACCGGAGAGCTGATTGTCGAGGAGCTCCTGCTGAATGGCAAGATGACGATGTCAGCTGTGGTGAAGAAAGTAGCCGACCGGctcacagagaccatggagg ATGGCAAGACCATGGACTACGCTGAGGTATCAAATGCATTTGTGCGACTGGCAGATACTCACTTTGTACAGCGCTGTCCCCTGGTTCCTGACGCTGACAGTTCTGACCCCGGGCCACCGCCACCTGCCCCAACCCTTGTCATTAATGAAAAGGACATGTACCTAGTTCCCAAACTGAGCTTGATAG GAAAAGGTAAGAGGAGGAGATCATCTGACGAAGATGCTACTGGAGAGCCCAAGGCCAAGAAACCAAGATACACAGATAACAAGGAG cctccaccAGACGATGGGATTTATTGGCAGGTCAACCTCGACAGGTTCCACCAGCACTTCCGTGACCAAGCAATTGTGAGCGCAGTGGCAAACCGAATGGACCAG ACAAGCAGCGAGATCGTGCGGACAATGCTCCGGATGagtgaggtcaccactccctctAGTGCCCCTTACACTCAGCCACTGTCCTCCAATGAG ATCTTCAGGTCCCTGCCAGTCGGATATAACATCTCTAAGCAGGTTCTCGATCAGTACCTCACGCTGCTGGCAGATGACCCA CTAGAGTTTATTGGAAAGTCTGGCGACAGTGGCGGAGGAATGTTTGTCATCA ACCTCCATAAGGCATTAGCGTCCCTAGCCACTGCAACTCTGGAGTCTGTCATCCAGGAGAG ATTCGGGTCTCGCTGTGCCAGGATATTCCGTCTGGTATTGCAGAAGAAACACCtagagcagaagcaggtggaggacTTTGCAATGATCCCTGCAAAGGAGGCAAAGGACATGCTGTATAAGATGCTCTCAGAAAACTTCATCCTACTGCAG GAAATTCCTAAGACGCCAGACCACGCCCCGTCCAGGACCTTCTATCTGTACACTGTGAATGTGCTCTCAGCTGCCAGGATGCTGCTGCACAGGTGCTATAAG aGCATAGCCAACTTGATAGAAAGGCGACAATTTGAAACAAAGGAGAACAA GCGGCTACTAGAAAAGTCTCAGCGGGTGGAAGCCATCATGGCGTCCATGCAGGCCACGGGTGCAGAGGAGGTGCAGCTGCAGGAGATAGAGGAGATGATCACAGCCCCCGAGCGGCAGCAGCTGGAGACACTGAAACGCAACGTTAACAA GTTGGACGCCAGTGAGATCCAGGTGGATGAAACCATCTTCTTACTGGAATCATACATCGAGAGCACCATGAAGAGGCAGTGA
- the Nudt17 gene encoding nucleoside diphosphate-linked moiety X motif 17 isoform X1: MAAARLLLRLAGRLESVSFTQSVCGLLGAGQGPGPWHTHCSLERGQLVLSRNPFPGASERLPIQRPLFCPFAALDQQPEVYKTEPLTNRGVDLGVAVILQSSDQTVLLTRRTCTLRISPNLWVPPGGHMEPDEEILECGFRELSEECGLQLPKNQFSCVLLGLWESAYPPRLSWGLPKYHHLILYVLVISEESQEQLQARIQVNPNEVNAFMWLGPDVVAAVAATEDGTKTPGLFSQDLPLSVCRGGQREDQRWNQVCPPALAATSGQMSERMEHGPSAPQTLGLESEVQHLFPSLTLTEHSQPLL, encoded by the exons ATGGCTGCCGCACGGTTGCTGTTGCGCCTCGCCGGGCGCCTGGAGTCAGTGAGCTTCACACAGAGCGTGTGTGGACTCCTGGGCGCCGGGCAGGGACCCGGGCCGTGGCACACGCATTGCAGCTTGGAGCGAGGACAGCTTGTCCTCTCTAGAAATCCATTCCCCGGCGCTTCGGAGAGGCTTCCAATCCAG AGACCTCTTTTCTGCCCTTTTGCGGCTCTGGACCAGCAGCCTGAGGTCTACAAGACAGAGCCGCTCACAAATAGAGGTGTAGATCTGGGTGTGGCGGTCATTCTTCAGTCCAGTGACCAGACTGTATTGTTGACCCGAAGGACATGCACTCTCCGAATTTCCCCCAATCTGTGGGTCCCTCCAG GTGGGCACATGGAACCTGATGAGGAG ATACTGGAGTGTGGGTTTCGAGAGCTCTCggaagagtgtggactacagctGCCCAAGAACCAGTTTTCTTGTGTCCTTCTGGGGTTATGGGAG tctgcCTACCCTCCTAGGCTGAGCTGGGGCCTCCCCAAATACCATCACCTCATTCTCTACGTACTCGTGATCTCCGAGGAGTCCCAGGAGCAGCTCCAG GCCAGGATCCAAGTAAATCCAAATGAGGTGAATGCTTTTATGTGGCTGGGACCAGATGTAGTGGCAGCTGTGGCTGCCACAGAAGATGGGACAAAGACACCTGGACTTTTCTCCCAGGACCTACCACTCTCTGTCTG CAGAGGAGGACAAAGAGAGGATCAGCGCTGGAACCAAGTTTGCCCTCCAGCTCTGGCTGCAACATCTGGGCAGATGAG tgaaaggaTGGAACATGGACCCTCTGCCCCACAAACCCTGGGTCTGGAAAGCGAGGTACAACATCTCTTCCCCTCCTTGACGCTCACAGAACATTCACAACCTTTATTGTAG
- the Nudt17 gene encoding nucleoside diphosphate-linked moiety X motif 17 isoform X4: protein MAAARLLLRLAGRLESVSFTQSVCGLLGAGQGPGPWHTHCSLERGQLVLSRNPFPGASERLPIQRPLFCPFAALDQQPEVYKTEPLTNRGVDLGVAVILQSSDQTVLLTRRTCTLRISPNLWVPPGGHMEPDEEILECGFRELSEECGLQLPKNQFSCVLLGLWESAYPPRLSWGLPKYHHLILYVLVISEESQEQLQARIQVNPNEVNAFMWLGPDVVAAVAATEDGTKTPGLFSQDLPLSV, encoded by the exons ATGGCTGCCGCACGGTTGCTGTTGCGCCTCGCCGGGCGCCTGGAGTCAGTGAGCTTCACACAGAGCGTGTGTGGACTCCTGGGCGCCGGGCAGGGACCCGGGCCGTGGCACACGCATTGCAGCTTGGAGCGAGGACAGCTTGTCCTCTCTAGAAATCCATTCCCCGGCGCTTCGGAGAGGCTTCCAATCCAG AGACCTCTTTTCTGCCCTTTTGCGGCTCTGGACCAGCAGCCTGAGGTCTACAAGACAGAGCCGCTCACAAATAGAGGTGTAGATCTGGGTGTGGCGGTCATTCTTCAGTCCAGTGACCAGACTGTATTGTTGACCCGAAGGACATGCACTCTCCGAATTTCCCCCAATCTGTGGGTCCCTCCAG GTGGGCACATGGAACCTGATGAGGAG ATACTGGAGTGTGGGTTTCGAGAGCTCTCggaagagtgtggactacagctGCCCAAGAACCAGTTTTCTTGTGTCCTTCTGGGGTTATGGGAG tctgcCTACCCTCCTAGGCTGAGCTGGGGCCTCCCCAAATACCATCACCTCATTCTCTACGTACTCGTGATCTCCGAGGAGTCCCAGGAGCAGCTCCAG GCCAGGATCCAAGTAAATCCAAATGAGGTGAATGCTTTTATGTGGCTGGGACCAGATGTAGTGGCAGCTGTGGCTGCCACAGAAGATGGGACAAAGACACCTGGACTTTTCTCCCAGGACCTACCACTCTCTGTCTG A
- the Pias3 gene encoding E3 SUMO-protein ligase PIAS3 isoform X1, whose product MAELGELKHMVMSFRVSELQVLLGFAGRNKSGRKHELLAKALHLLKSSCAPSVQMKIKELYRRRFPRKTLGPSDLSLLSLPPGTSPVGSPGPLAPIPSTLLTPGTLLGPKREVDMHPPLPQPVHPDVTMKPLPFYEVYGELIRPTTLASTSSQRFEEAHFTFALTPQQLQQILTSREVLPGAKCDYTIQVQLRFCLCETSCPQEDYFPPNLFVKVNGKLCPLPGYLPPTKNGAEPKRPSRPINITPLARLSATVPNTIVVNWSSEFGRNYSLSVYLVRQLTAGTLLQKLRAKGIRNPDHSRALIKEKLTADPDSEVATTSLRVSLMCPLGKMRLTVPCRALTCAHLQSFDAALYLQMNEKKPTWTCPVCDKKAPYESLIIDGLFMEILNSCSDCDEIQFMEDGSWCPMKPKKEASEVCPPPGYGLDGLQYSPVQEGIQSESKKRVEVIDLTIESSSDEEDLPPTKKHCPVTSAAIPALPGSKGALTSGHQPSSVLRSPAMGTLGSDFLSSLPLHEYPPAFPLGADIQGLDLFSFLQTESQHYGPSVITSLDEQDTLGHFFQYRGTPSHFLGPLAPTLGSSHRSSTPAPPPGRVSSIVAPGSSLREGHGGPLPSGPSLTGCRSDVISLD is encoded by the exons CACATGGTGATGAGTTTCCGAGTGTCTGAGCTCCAGGTGCTCCTCGGCTTCGCTGGCAGGAACAAGAGTGGGCGGAAACACGAGCTGCTGGCCAAGGCCCTGCACCTCCTCAAGTCTAGCTGCGCCCCCAGCGTCCAGATGAAGATCAAAGAACTTTACCGCAGGCGCTTTCCCCGGAAAACCCTGGGGCCTTCTgatctctccttgctctctttgccCCCTGGCACCTCTCCTGTAGGCTCCCCCGGCCCCCTTGCTCCCATCCCTTCCACCCTTCTGACCCCTGGCACCTTGCTAGGCCCTAAGCGTGAGGTGGACATGCATCCTCCTCTGCCGCAGCCTGTGCACCCTGATGTCACCATGAAGCCACTGCCCTTCTATGAAGTCTATGGGGAGCTCATCCGACCCACCACCCTTG CGTCCACCTCCAGCCAGAGGTTCGAGGAAGCCCACTTCACCTTCGCGCTCACTccccagcagctgcagcagaTTCTCACGTCCAG GGAGGTTCTGCCAGGAGCCAAGTGTGATTATACCATACAAGTGCAGCTCAG GTTCTGTCTCTGTGAGACCAGCTGCCCTCAGGAGGACTATTTCCCCCCTAACCTCTTTGTTAAGGTTAATGGAAAACTCTGCCCCCTGCCG GGTTACCTCCCGCCAACCAAGAATGGAGCTGAGCCCAAGAGGCCCAGCCGTCCGATCAACATCACACCCTTGGCTCGACTCTCAGCCACTGTCCCCAACACCATCGTGGTTAATTGGTCATCTGAGTTTGGACGG AATTACTCCTTGTCCGTGTACCTGGTGAGGCAATTGACTGCAGGGACCCTTCTACAAAAACTCAGAGCCAAGGGGATCCGGAATCCAGACCATTCCCGGGCACTGA TCAAGGAGAAACTGACCGCTGACCCCGACAGTGAAGTGGCTACTACAAGTCTCCGGGTGTCACTCATGTGCCCG CTAGGGAAGATGCGCCTGACTGTCCCGTGTCGTGCCCTCACCTGTGCCCACCTGCAGAGTTTCGATGCTGCCCTTTATCTACAGATGAATGAGAAGAAGCCGACATGGACGTGTCCTGTGTGTGACAAGAAGGCTCCCTATGAGTCGCTGATTATTGATGG TTTATTCATGGAAATTCTTAATTCCTGTTCGGATTGTGATGAGATCCAGTTCATGGAAGATGGATCCTGGTGTCCGATGAAACCCAAGAAGGAGGCATCAGAGGTTTGCCCCCCGCCAGGGTATGGGCTGGATG GTCTCCAGTACAGCCCAGTCCAGGAGGGGATTCAGTCAGAGAGTAAGAAGAGGGTTGAAGTCATTGACTTGACAATCGAAAGCTCATCAGATGAGGAAGATTTGCCCCCCACCAAGAAGCACTGCCCTGTTACCTCAGCTGCCATTCCAGCCCTTCCTGGAAGCAAAGG AGCCCTGACCTCTGGCCACCAGCCATCCTCGGTGCTGCGGAGCCCTGCAATGGGCACACTGGGCAGTGACTTCCTGTCTAGTCTCCCGCTACATGAGTACCCACCTGCCTTCCCACTGGGGGCTGACATCCAAG gtttagatttattttctttcctgcaGACTGAGAGTCAG cactacgGCCCTTCAGTTATCACTTCGCTAGATGAACAGGACACCCTTGGCCACTTCTTCCAGTACCGGGGAACCCCTTCCCACTTCCTGGGCCCACTGGCCCCCACACTGGGGAGCTCTCACCGCAGCTCCACTCCAGCACCCCCTCCTGGTCGTGTCAGCAGCATTGTGGCTCCTGGGAGCTCCTTGAGGGAAGGGCATGGAGGACCCCTGCCTTCAGGTCCCTCTTTGACTGGCTGTCGGTCAGACGTCATTTCCTTGGACTGA